A region of the Cannabis sativa cultivar Pink pepper isolate KNU-18-1 chromosome 3, ASM2916894v1, whole genome shotgun sequence genome:
CAGTCACCAAACCAAACTTCACCCTACCGAATTTGCATCTCTTCTTCACCAAGTAAAAATGTACCTCGTCTGGCTTGTCAGATTTGATTTTGTGCAACATCAATTGATGGATCAATACTCTTAAAAATTGTAATGGTTCTCTCTCGAAGAACTATTTGAAAGGGGATTCCCTCACCCCATCCCATAATCTGAATTCCTCAAATTTGACCTTAATCTTCAGGTAGTAATAACTACCGCCGCGCCAAGTGGCACGACCTGTGTAATGCTTCGAGAGTGGAATTATTAGTTGTGGAGGTCTCTGTAAAAAAAACCAAGAAATTGAAAGTTAGCAATTAAAGAATCAGACACAACATCGGACCTCAATTGGACCCACATCGGACAAACAAAAGCATTCAAGGTAAAATCATCAACATTCAAGGTAGCATCGGGCCTACATCAGGCCATATTTTCAACCCTTCCTGCAACACATGCATCGAACCCAGCATCAGCCCTACAtcgtgttggaattattttaccaagatctagatttactaccaagtatgttttattaacatcctaatatgaattctaaaacaatgaaataaacacataagagtttaagaaaatcttacattgggtgcaacggaatataatgactcattccgttcagatctctagcccttgattcctttctaatttaatgttggcccaaaattaattaataaaattaatttacaacaaaaaatataattttcctatttaattaaatatttaagaaaaatttcaaatatttaagtatcatgatgaaagtcaacttaaatattaattttctatttaattaaatacactacaaaaatacttcaagcaaaacagatcatatctatctagactttcattgactaattaattcaatttctaattataatatattttagttcatttattttaattaatcattagaTGAAAaattcattgatttaagttggtccaaaaaaaaaattcaactttaatctatttttcaaataaaatttaaaatttctgcactaaaaaaatgcaatttcgaaattttgggaaaaagattaataaaataaaataaaatatattttaaaaattattcaaatttaagttattctgaaataagattccaaacttaagataattttcaactttaattaaataacatgaaaataacaatatttaagtatcatgatgaaaatcaacttagatattgaaattttcaatttaattaaatgtattaaattcaagaaataaataattaagtatagagaaaacttaattattaattctagtttaatactaagaaaatatactaaacttagattgtactaaaattaattattaaacaattaatttcacaatcaatgatattttcctatttaatattagaaataataactagtatagaaataattatctagaatatatatcattaactaagtgtttttctaaaattaactttaaaatattaaaatgaaaaataaatttcataaattttaaaagttaattatgttgctaattcaattttaattaggttagactaatataattaacctaatacaattatttaaataaggcaaatgggccttcacaattggggtagttcatgtgagggggagctgggttcagtatgtcgtaacCTCTTCTATTGGCcctcaactctcacacaaggcccaaaagagaggaatttaacctttaaataaacaattgttattcattgaataagcccaaatcttattggtcctaaataaaattacttatgtcaaatttattttagcaacctagtccatttacttagtaaaacttaaatgggcttcctatatgcatctaagcccaatatcaaacatataggctcacacatgtcaaataatttggatgggccctatcatgttactagatttacacagatgaaagaagtacaaaatttacctgttacaaattatttataagatctattgacaattggactatgattaaaatcagatcattggatctgtcaacaagttaatcatagcaatttagatcaaataaataataggtttgttaaaattttttttgaataaacaatataaataaataaacaaacattgtccttgtaacaaatgtgaaataagatgttaatataattaaattattattcttaaactaaccaactaaattttgaagaatttagggttgttaagacaaaccttaaaatctcaaataaaagaaactaattttaaaatatctaggtttatttgaatcaaattaaattaaatatcaaataagatcaatgatttgaaagaaagaatcttcaatatcactttcaaatcttataatttaataaaataaattaattttaaaatagatttggttagataattattattttaggaataaaataataaatcaataataattaccataattatatgtcaaaatatcttaaattaagcaatattcaaaatttctacaaaatatctaagttatttaaatatttaagatatgatttataaatttccaataagaaaaaaaaatgatatatatagaaaaatatcatttttaaacttataatttataaataattaaatatttgacaaaataacaaattttgaatttgaaaaaattatggtaagtgtatctataaaaatatctatgttaatttcaaatttattaattatttaatttgtcatataagataattttaatataatattttaaataaaaaagacaaagttatctttaatttaaaatatgtcaaatatcaaaatatctaatcttataattaaacaatatataaatattaaagaagaagGTGTAACaatacctattgctgattataccatgtcagtctaaatccagtgttctgacaaatcagggaataaactttcgaacatataattaagattatattccactgtgctgacaacactataatcattaacaaattcatatgttctggacttaaatagaattcatacattatatatatataatcataaaataaatcacgtgaaccatgtaacataaaatgttatttctgatctttattaataagtaaatcagattatattgaaatgagttttatttagggcacaaaacccaacacatcgTGCTTTACCTTCAACCCTTCCTACAACACATGCATCGGACCCAACATCGGCCCTACATCAGGCCTTCACCCTCAATCCTTCCCACAATAGATGCATCGGCCTACATCGGACCCCGCATTGAGCCTACATCGGGCCTTCACCTTCAACCGCGATTTGCACATGTATCGACCTACATCGGACCCAGCATCGGGCCGATGCTAAAAACCTAAATTCTTCTCGATCACACAGATCTGACCCCAAATCAAATCTAAATCTATCCCAAACTCACGgattacaaaaaatttaataaacctATAAATTTCTACCCTAAATCAATAAACCAATAAACCTATAAACTCTATCactaaaaaatacaacaaaataaaaaagggAGGGTGCGAAAACTTACCTTAGACATTGGGATGGTCGTCGGTGGTCGTGGTTGTTAGCGTTGTTGGGGCAGTGCATCGTTGTGGGTGGTCGTGAGCGTTGTTGCGGCAGTGGATCAATGTGGTTGGTCATCGATTGTGGTTTGGGAGTTTgatcgaagagagagagagagagagagagagagagagagagagagagagaagtgagAGTTTAAAAAATGAGAGAAGTATTTTTGAGTTTATTGTAAAGTGAACCTAttctgaaaattttaaattaatttcccctatacataaataatcaaaatttcctTCTAAAAAAAGTGTTAGAAACAACACATAACTAACTTACTAGCTCTATCAAATCGGATCCAAATAATATTTCCTAACATTCCAACTCTTTCTACATTTTCCAGTAATTCAATAAGCGAGGCTTTTCTATGCTTTCAATTCATACTGCCAATAACACTCTCTCAGGTAACCAACTCtgatactttttatttattttcaattattattgtGATCAGTGACTGAacaattgtaattaattattcagAGATTTCGTTGATCgattaaattaataaagaaaccCGCGAATTTAAAAGCTGACATATATTTTGGTGATGTATGTTTATACTGTACAGTTCAATATTTTTCACTCAGTGGACGACGAGTTCTGTTCAGTGTCaacaatctttttttcttttaaatttttcaggGTGTAAGaagttttctttttctatttgaTTTTCACAAGAATTCTAATACTGGGTTGGGAAATTATTGGCCTTTCCATACAAATTTGACACAAAGGCTTCACTATGTCGACTCCTGGGGTGCGGTTACATTTTCAAGGCACTCATGTAAGTTAAAATTGAGGTTGTTTTTTATCATGATTATCATCATAATGCTAAATTTTGTTGTGttggatttgaaaaaaataaaaacccaaGAGGGGTTTTCATTTTCAAGTTCAAGGGAAAATTCTTTTTCATATTACTTAATATGTTTTCATTTACATTGTTATAATGCGATGTACAGGTAGTGATGGACAATGGCATAATTCAGGTTACATTGTCTGTTCCTGATGGGATTGTTACTGGCATTCGATATAATGGCCTTGACAATCTTCTTGAAGTTCTTAATAAGGAGTCCAATAGAGGGTACTTGTTTTTGTATCCTACTTAATCTGTTACCTTCCTCTTTCATATTATGATGCATTACTTGGGTAAATAAAAGGTTCCAAAAGTAGAGCCTTTTTAGGCATACTGTTATATAAAAAGTTTAAACAAGCAAAACTTTTGCTTCACCTCTGTTTGTTTAGTAATGCAGAGTAATAAAAAACTAGAATTCATTGATAGCCTTGGGTAAGATCTAGTTGCTAAATGAGGACAATGGTTTTGGAGCTTAAATTTTGTTTTGTAAGGATATTTGTAATGTGTGTTGTTTCCAGTTACTTAAATTCAGAAATGATTGTGTTTTGGATGATTATGTAGGTACTGGGATCTCGTTTGGAGTGCGCCGGGAAGCAAGGGAATTTTTGATGTGTATGCCTCACTCATCTCTAGTATAGGTTCAAAAGTAGTCCCAAGAACAGTTCTCATTTTCTATTGAGTATTGACAACCtaatatatgttcaaaagttgtcCCAAGAATAGTTCTCATTGTGATGAGATTTCTGTTTCAATTACTAGTCAGATTTtgctttcattgttttagataaATGACTTTATTATTTTCCTTATTTTTAAGCTAGTTGGAACAATGAATTGTTTTCTTATGCAGGATAAAAGGTACGTGCTTTAGGGTTATAGTGGATAGTGAGGAACAGGTTGAGCTCTCATTTACAAGAATGTGGGATCCCTCCCTTGAGGGGAAGTTTGTGCCATTAAATATAGATAAGAGGTAATTAATGGGAAACCCCTATATTTTTGGATAAAGATTCAATGTTGTTAGAttgatattattatgtatataaataatataattacatctttgatcacttcaGGTTTATATTGCTCCGTGGTTCCTCAGGCTTCTACTCCTATGGAATATATGAGCACCTGAAGGATTGGCCTGACTTTGACATTGGTGAAACCAGGATAACGTTCAAGCTGAGAAAAGACAAGTATGGTTTTCATGTCACAGTACTTCAGCATGAATTTGTATTGAGTTTTGTGTGGTTTAATTGGATAGGTTTCAATACATGGCAATAGCTGACAACAGACAAAGATACATGCCCCTTCCTGATGATCGGTTACCGGGAAGATGTCAAAGCCTAGCATACCCAGAAGCTGCCCTACTGGTCAATCCTAAGTTACGTGAGCTCGCAGGAGAGGTACATCTTTGGAATTTTTCTCACTAACTGGTGGTGGGGATGAAGCAGGCTTTTGTGGACTGATTTTAAACTTTACTTACATTGTTTTGGAGATTAATAATGTGTGTAGTGAGTACTCAATATGGTGTGATATCAAGTAAGAAAAAGTGATCTGATGGATCTTGTTCATTCCTGTTGGAATGGTTGCTTGCCTTCCCATATTAGCAGTTCACATGACATTTAATTCTTGTCTCACGGATCCCTTGACTTGCAGGTGGATGACAAGTACCAGTACTCATGTGAGAACAAAGACAATCAAGTTCATGGGTGGATATGCACCAACCCACCCATAGGATTCTGGCAGATTACCCCTAGTGATGAGTTCCGTTCTGGTGGACCCCACAAACAGAACTTAACTTCACATGTCGGTCCCACGACTCTTGCTGTAAGTTACTGATCAAGAATGTTGGCAATAGGATAAGAGTTATGCTTAGTTTGCAATGTGGCTGAATTTTGCTTCATTAATGTCATCATAAAAATTATTGTTGGCCATATGATTCATTCTACTTAGTTTTGTGTTTTCTACTGGTATCATTAGATGTTCCTTAGTGCTCATTATGCCGGACAAGATCTGGTGCCCAAATTTAGAGGCGGTGAACCATGGAAGAAGGTTTTTGGCCCTGTCTTCATATATCTCAATTCTGCACCTATAGGAGATGACCCCTTTTGGCTGTGGGAGGATGCTAAAATACAGGTGAAATGAGAGAcagtaccttttttttttattttttctaataatattattattattacaaataGAGATAAACAACATAGCACCATCATTGACAATGAAACttgtattaaattaatattcagATGATGACAGAAGTTCAACATTGGCCATATAATTTCCCAGCTTCTGAGGATTTTCAGAAATCAGATCAACGAGGCAATGTCAGTGGTAGACTACTTGTTTTGGACAGGTATCCAATTAAGATACAACTACTTCTAGTTGTATAATGCCTTCTTTCCCCATTGGTTTCCATGCTACCAACCTTTCTGTGTTTAAGGTGGGTATGCATGCAGCTTACATACTTGTGGTACGATTTTAGAAATCCCCGATTTCTGAATttgatcactttttatttaggTACATCAATGAAGATTGTATATCAGGAAGAGGTGCCTTTGTTGGTTTGGCACCACCAGGAGAAGCAGGATCGTGGCAAAGAGAGTGCAAGGTGATTTTAAAAGTGGTCCCTCAGGGTTTAACGTCCTTGGGTGTTAGTATGATACAAATATAGATTTTTGTTAGTACACAATTTGAGAGAACACACACTGATGAAGAGAAACAAAATCTACTGCAAAAATCTTTGACTTAGCAAGTCAAATTACTCTGCTAATGCACACATTGATTGAACATTTTACCTGAAGTGTGACAGCAGGGTTAATCCTCTTCATGTTGAGAGTATTGGATTAAAATATAAACTCGTAAAGTTAAAACAAACTCTATGATAAATCTCAACTACGTTACACCTACATTTGATGTAGGAAACAGTAGTTGGTGGAGGGATTGGGAAATAGGACAAGTAATGAATGATTCAATTTGATTGTCACTGAATCATTTTTATTGTCCTATAATCAGATTAATTTGGTAAGTTTATGAGAATAAATTAGATGAGTGAGAGAAACCAGGTCTCTTGAATTTCTTAGAGTACATACCCATCAGAATTCATTTTCAATGAATTCATGCTTAGACAGCCTTACTGATTGCTTACTTCATTAATTAGGATTATCAATTCTGGACAAGAGCAGATGAAGATGGTCATTTTACCATAAAAAATGTTCGTACGGGTGACTATAATCTTTATGCATGGGTCCCTGGTTTTGTTGGAGATTATCGGTATGATATTCCCATTACCATAAACCCAGGTATTCTTTCCTAAAAGCTTAAATATATTGAAATTGTTTTACCAATATAAACAATGTGGTCTTGTTAGCACAAAATTATGGTTTGACAAAATGCATACTGCTTGTCATCTTTTGTAATCTTACATCAATATTACTATTCTTGTTTCTTATattgaaaaatcaatttaaaatacagGTTCTTGTATAGAAACTGGGAATCTTGTGTATGAACCTGCAAGAGATGGACCCACTTTATGGGAAATCGGTATACCTGATCGTTCAGCTGCAGAGTTCTATGTTCCTGATCCCGATCCAAAACATATTAATAAACTTTTTGTCAATCATCCTGACAGGTTGGttcctttttcaatttgttaGGGGTTTATTTATAGTGATCAAAAGCATCTGTCATTTATATGCCTTGTGTAAGTTGAATGACTCATTCATATATTTCGAGTTTATGGTTGTTGTACCATGAAACTCAAAATTTGGACCATTGCATTCTACTGACAGGTTTAGGCAATATGGACTATGGGACAGATACACACAATTGTATCCAAATGATGATTTGGTTTACACTGTTGGTGTTAGTGACTACACCAAAGATTGGTTCTTTGCTCAGATTCCTAGGTGTGTTTCTCTCAACATTGGTTGCTATGGAAGCTCATACATTTTCCCATGCCTAACTTCATCTTTTTTGCGAGTGCTGCTGAGTGAATTATCAATTACCAGGCTGTGAAATGTGTAATATTGAAATGccattattttgtttttcttcctttgattaCAGAAAGAAGGATGATAACACACTTGAAGGGACAACatggaaaataaatttcaagctTAATAATGTGGTTCGAAATGGTACATACAAACTTCGAGTGGCAGTTGCTTCTGCAACTCTTGCTGAAATCCAGGTTAGTTAATAAGCCGAACCTTACTTCTTTGTTTAATTGAGTTATTAAAATAGAAGTAATCCTTCTTCCTCATGAACTCTCTGCTACATAAAAGAGTCTTTTGTAAATTCAATTAATTGGGGTGCCTTCTAAATCATTTAGGTTCGATTCAATGATCCCAAAACACGACGACCCCTTTTTACTACTGGATTGATAGGGAGGGATAACTCAGTTGCCAGACATGGAATTCATGGGCTATACTGGCTGTATAACATTGATGTACCTGGGGCTCAGCTTGTTGAAGGGGATAATACTCTCTTTCTCACTCAACCAAGAAACACTAGCCCTTTTCAAGGGATCATGTACGATTATATACGCTTAGAAGCTCCCCCATCTTGTTAAGTTTAAACATaatatatcatattattattatgcggtagcatatatatatatgagtggaTCTCAATACGGGTGTTTTGTATACATGTGTAGTAAAATGCACTAATCATAATATGTAATGTCAACTTTCAATAAAAGTTTCAATTACAGCCTTGGCCACATTGTAATTGTATTGTGTTGTATTATCATCATCACCATAATAATCATCTTTTATTTTGGTTGAATTAGGTTAAGTGACACTTTTTGAAGCTGAACTAATGAAAGCCTACCATtctgtacaattttttttttttccacttCTGATATTACCGTTCTGAACTAAATTTTTGTTTGCAAATTTGCAATTTGTAAAAGCTTAACAGATACAGATATTTAGCTTGGCATTCTTGCTATCTCAAGAATCTCAAGAATCTCAACCATATCTTTCCAAATTCTCTCTCTAAATTCTTCCATGTCTTTCCTTCATTGGTAATTTGCCTCCAAGAACTGGcactttaatatatataagtatttatataattaaattctcGACACAAGTCTGCTAGTCATCTCAAAAGTTGACTACTCTTTTGAACGTgagatataatttattttacatttcCACTTCTTCGTTCGGTTAAGTCAAACTCCTTTGCTTCTTGCTCTCACCATATTAAATAGGAGAAaagtaataaaagaaaaagaatgtgAGTTAGTGGAGTGGCTATAATTTTCATTGTTATTTTCTAGACTTTAAGACATGGGAATCTATTACCACCTTAGTTTTATTAagtcatatataattaaaaagattGCTAGTTGAACTCCAAACAATGATGTATATATGTACAAAGTGGCTATAAGCTTGCTGTAACTTTGCATCTGTGCAACCTTTTTGTAACGTTAACTTGTtccatattatatatcatatatgcaCAATTGCATTGGCTTAACTAGTTTGGACGGTGCAAACAGAGGCTCAGATTATCGATCCCACACCAATTTATGTACAAATAAATaactatctatatatttatattacatGGAATTTTCCAAAGCTTATTAAATTCATGTGTATAGGATAAcagccatatatatatatatatatacatatatatgtatataattgtgTTTTGGCTAATCAATTTAGCGACTCTCGCAC
Encoded here:
- the LOC115709702 gene encoding probable rhamnogalacturonate lyase B isoform X1, producing MSTPGVRLHFQGTHVVMDNGIIQVTLSVPDGIVTGIRYNGLDNLLEVLNKESNRGYWDLVWSAPGSKGIFDVIKGTCFRVIVDSEEQVELSFTRMWDPSLEGKFVPLNIDKRFILLRGSSGFYSYGIYEHLKDWPDFDIGETRITFKLRKDKFQYMAIADNRQRYMPLPDDRLPGRCQSLAYPEAALLVNPKLRELAGEVDDKYQYSCENKDNQVHGWICTNPPIGFWQITPSDEFRSGGPHKQNLTSHVGPTTLAMFLSAHYAGQDLVPKFRGGEPWKKVFGPVFIYLNSAPIGDDPFWLWEDAKIQMMTEVQHWPYNFPASEDFQKSDQRGNVSGRLLVLDRYINEDCISGRGAFVGLAPPGEAGSWQRECKDYQFWTRADEDGHFTIKNVRTGDYNLYAWVPGFVGDYRYDIPITINPGSCIETGNLVYEPARDGPTLWEIGIPDRSAAEFYVPDPDPKHINKLFVNHPDRFRQYGLWDRYTQLYPNDDLVYTVGVSDYTKDWFFAQIPRKKDDNTLEGTTWKINFKLNNVVRNGTYKLRVAVASATLAEIQVRFNDPKTRRPLFTTGLIGRDNSVARHGIHGLYWLYNIDVPGAQLVEGDNTLFLTQPRNTSPFQGIMYDYIRLEAPPSC
- the LOC115709702 gene encoding probable rhamnogalacturonate lyase B isoform X2, whose protein sequence is MWDPSLEGKFVPLNIDKRFILLRGSSGFYSYGIYEHLKDWPDFDIGETRITFKLRKDKFQYMAIADNRQRYMPLPDDRLPGRCQSLAYPEAALLVNPKLRELAGEVDDKYQYSCENKDNQVHGWICTNPPIGFWQITPSDEFRSGGPHKQNLTSHVGPTTLAMFLSAHYAGQDLVPKFRGGEPWKKVFGPVFIYLNSAPIGDDPFWLWEDAKIQMMTEVQHWPYNFPASEDFQKSDQRGNVSGRLLVLDRYINEDCISGRGAFVGLAPPGEAGSWQRECKDYQFWTRADEDGHFTIKNVRTGDYNLYAWVPGFVGDYRYDIPITINPGSCIETGNLVYEPARDGPTLWEIGIPDRSAAEFYVPDPDPKHINKLFVNHPDRFRQYGLWDRYTQLYPNDDLVYTVGVSDYTKDWFFAQIPRKKDDNTLEGTTWKINFKLNNVVRNGTYKLRVAVASATLAEIQVRFNDPKTRRPLFTTGLIGRDNSVARHGIHGLYWLYNIDVPGAQLVEGDNTLFLTQPRNTSPFQGIMYDYIRLEAPPSC